GGATCGTCACCAAAACGGTCAGCCAGAAGACGGACCTCTTGGTCGTCATCCGGTATCGCTGGTGAACGACAGGTAGCTGCATTATCGGAGCAGAATCTCGGCAAATGTGTCTTTAAAGGTTTTTTCTTCCTTCTGGGCAAATTCGAAAAATTTTTCTGAAAGTTCAAAAGAATTTGCCTTGAGTTCGGAAAATGGGCGTGCCCCCGGAGGGATCCCGGCTCGTGGATCCGGGACATGGAGATGACCGGCGATCGTGATCTTCTGCCCCTCCTCCGACATTAGAAAGTCATAGATCTTTTTTGCAATTTCTTTATGTTTGCTCGCCTTCGGGATCCCCATCGGACCGGGGGTAATCACGACCCCATCCGAAGGATAGATGATCCCCAGATCGGGATTCTTGTTCTTCCTCATTTCAAACAGCATGCTCTCTTCCAGGATCAGTCCGATCGGCCTCTCCCCCATCACCATCCGCTTCATGACCGCCGAATTCCCACCGGCAGAGATCAAATCGTTTTCGCGTAATTTCCGCAGAAAATCGTATCCATATCGATAGGCAAAGTTCAGCATGAGGGTATAGTTCGTTCCTGATTCCAGCGGGCTTCCCGATGAAACCTTCCCCTTCCATTTCGGGTCGATCAGTTCCTGAAACGACTTTGGGGCCTCCGCCTCGCTCAGGAACTTCTTGTTATAACCGATGACCATCACTGAAATGCGTGGCGTGGTAAAGGTCCCCCCCGGCCCTTCCATCGCATCGGGCACATCGTAATCCAGCTTGGGTTGATACGGCTCCCAGAACCCCTCTTCCGCCTTTTTTCGACACCAGAAAATATCGGCGAGCAAAATGAGATCCGCCTTAATATCACCGGCAAGTTCCTCCAACGCGAGCTTCGCCGCCAGGTTTTCAGAACCGTTCTGGAACCATTTGATATTCAAACCGGGAAACTTCTGCTTTAGCGCTCGATCGTAAATCTCGACTGTCTCCGGATAGACCGAGGCGTAGATCCAGACCGGTTCTGCACTTTTCTTGGTACAAGCCACCAGAAAGGATGAGACGACAATGGCACTAAAAATCAAGAGAGTGAGATACTGTTTACGCATGGAACCTCCTGCTCGTGTGAGTGGTCGTCTTAGCCCTGGAGGTCAGGGACCGTCAATTCAATTCATTCACTTCTGGATCTTTAAAGAAGATTGCGTATAAAACCGGAACAATGTCCGGGGGGATACAAGAGTCTGTTTTTGAGATTGGCCAGAGGCTTATCGATGAGGCCAAAAAGTTTCAGCCGACCCTTCATGAGAGAACGGTTCAGTCCCTCATTAATGTCACACTGAAGGACCCGAAAATCCGTTCGAGGTTACTTCGCTTTATCTGCGCCCTCCCCCAACTCCAAGATTCACCAACCGATCTCTTGCGATTTAGCCGCGACCTTTTTCTGCCGATCGTCGACTCATTTCCTGCCAGACTTCGTCCGCTCCTCAAATTAGGCCTGAACCGGTTCACCACCCCCCTTCTCCGACTGGGACCGGTATTTATGAGCCGTCAATTCTTGGGAGGGACCAACGATCAGGAGCTCCAGACGATCGTCAAAAAACTCAAGAAAGAGAAGATCGATGTCACGGTCGACAATCTTGGTGAGTTTGTCACCTCCGAAGAGGGGGCCGAGCGATACTTCAAGAGGGCCCAAAGGCTGATCACCCTTTTGGAGAAAGGGAGTTCCGTTTCACTGAAGGTCACTGGCCTGACCCCTCATTTCGATCCCTACGCACCCAACTTTATACTGGACCCAAACCGACCTCTTTACCGGAGGTTCAAGGAGCTCATGACAATCTGCCACGAGAGAGATCTGATCGCCTTTATCGATGCCGAACATTTTCAAAACAACGCCTTGATGTATGAGCTCCAGAGAAGGGTGCTCGATGAACTCTCTTCCTATCAAAAGGCCGGATTTGTCGTTCAGGCCTATCTTCGCGAGTCACCACAGTATCTGGAAAAAATCGCTCAGTGGGCGCAAAAACAGCGTCGTTGTTATGTCCGACTCGTGAAGGGGGCCTATCATGAGCAAGAGGTTTGCTTTGCCCAGCAGCGTGGTTCTCTGATCCCTGTCTTCATGCAACAGGAAGAGACCGATACCAACTTTCGGAAACTCACCGATCAACTCCTTTCACTCCATGAATTTATCACCCCCTGTATCGCTGGTCACAATGTCCGTGAGATTGCCTACGCAATCTCGCGTGCCCAGCAAATGGGAATCCTCCATAAACTCGAAATCCAGTGCCTCTACGGAATGGCACAAAATCTCCAGACGGCACTGGTTCGGATGGGAGTTCGGGTCCGCGCGTATGTTCCGCATCTCACCGCACTTGATCCAAGATCCCCTGCCGATCCTGCAGAAGGAATTCACTACCTGGGCCGACGCCTCATCGAAAATGGATCGATTTCGTTTCAAAAAATCCAGATCACGAAGGAAACGGATCCTAAGAAGCTGCTTCGGCTGAATGATGTCCCCCTTGAGAACGATAAATTGGCAAGGGTCGATTCCCTCCCGAAGGAATACCAGACCACCCTCCCCTCCTCCGGTTTTCGTCCTACCGATTATCTCAATCCTGTAGAACCGGGACGGTTGGAAAAATTTTGGGGGGAATATGAAAAAGCAAAGAGGGCGGGTCCTGCCTCGGGTTCCGCGAGCGAGGATGATCTGAATCGTCTTTTTGAAAATACAGCCCCCGCCCAAAAGGAATGGAGCCAACTTCCTGTCAAGCGCCGCACTGATATCTTGCTCAAAATCGCCGATGAGATCGAGAAACGCCGCGACTTTTTGGCCTCGATCATGATCCTCGAATCGGCCAAGCCGATTGTTCAGGCTGATGCCGATATCAAGGAATGCCTCGACGCGATCCGCTACGCCGCGCTCGATGCCCGGAAAAAAGAGGCCGAAGGTTTCTTTGAAAGATACGAACCACGCGGTATCGCCGGGATCATCTCCCCCTGGAATTTCCCCTCTGCGATCCCTTTCATCGGCGTCTCGAACGCCCTCGCGAGTGGGAATGCAGCGATCTTGAAACCTTCTGAACTCGCTCCGAGGATTGCGATCGAGATCGTGGAGATCTTCCGAACGCATTTGAGAAATGAAAATTTAAATCCCGACACCCTGCAACTGCTCCTCACGGATCAGGTCATACGGAGCCAACGCTTCGTTTCGGATCGGAGGCTTGAGGCGATCTCCTTCACTGGCTCCAAAAAGGTCGGGCTCGAGATTGCCGCTGCAGCCAAAGGGCGTTCCGTGACGACCGAAATGGGGGGAACGAATGCCTTTGTTATCGGAATCGATGCCGAGGTGGATCAAGTGGTCGTGAATATCCGGTATGGCGCCTTCGGCTACCAGGGACAAAAATGTTCGCATATTCAAAACATTTTTATCCCCCACCGAAAATTTGACCTTTATGTCGATCGGCTTCGCGAAATGGCCGCTTCGTGCCTCGTCGGACCCGCCGATCGGCCAGAGACATTGATCGGACCTTTGATCCATGAGCGAACTCAAAGACATCTCGATCAGATATTAAATGAGATGCCCCCTGAAAATATTATTTATGATGGCCAACAAAAAAAGGTTCCGGCCTATCCACGTCTCGTCGGTCCAACGGTCATTTTAAATAATGAAAGGCTCCTGACCGAGGAGTTTTTTGGTCCCCTGATCAATCTGATCCCCTATGAGACACACGAAGAGGTTTTGGAGAAAATCCGGCGTTCGACCTATGGGCTGACCTTCTCGATCCAGACCGCTTCACCCAGAATCAGGGAATTTTATTTAAAGAGGGACCTTGAAAAAAATACCGGGGTCCTCGCTGGAAACCTCTACTGCGAGATGCCACCGGTCGGCGCCGAGATCGCACTAAATCCGTTTGGTGGTCCCGGCATCAATCTCTCGGGGACTGGCGGAAAGACCGGTGGACCGGAAAGTATGATGACGTACTTAAAGCCTCGGGCAGTGGCTCATGAGTTGGAACGTCTCCCAACCGACGAGGAATGGAGATCATTGGCTCGGAAAAAAGGAAATGACTTCCGATTCATCGACCCAACAGAACTTCAGTACCCCGGCCGCACCGACCTCTTGGAAAGGACGCCGATAGGCGATGGAGTGATTGTCGTTGATCCCGAGATGGATGAGTCAACCCTCCTGCGACTTGTTTATAGCTACCTTTCGACAGGAAATACCCTCTCACTCCTTGTCCATCCCTCTAAATTCAAACAGACGGAAAACTTTGTGAAAAAACTGGGGGGGTATGGTTTTGGATCTGTTCTGATCCGAATGGCCCCGATGTCTTCTCTCGGAAGGTCCGAGAACCTGTCTGAGAGCCACCTTGAATCCGGACGATTTTCCGTAGGGAAGCCTTGGACCGAAGGAAAATCGTCCGACGGAACCGCTCGAGTTTCGCAGGACCTGGAGAGAGGAGACGAGGGGCCATTCGGATCACCACGATGGATCCACCTCCGTCACGGATTCCAACCGGGCGACAACTTCTACGCGATGATCCACGATCCAGCGAGAACCGAACGCCAGGGTTTCGTGACACGAGTCAGCGATGCCCCTCCCTGGATCGACGACCCTCACTTCCTTGCAAAGACACAGATCCATCGGGTCATCAGTATCAATACACTCCATTCAGGGGATATAGAAAAGGTGGAGATTTAAAGGAGGAAAAAGGGCAACTTATTCGCCTCCAGCACGATCATATTAACATTGAAGGAAGAAGAGGAGGACTTATGGCAGATCCAGCAACTCCACCAAGCCGTATAAGCGTCGCCTTGGCGCGATTTGATGTCGATCCCGACGAAACCTTACCCTCTGGCGGTCCACCAGAGGAGGTCATCATTATCCCTGACGGTCCCCTCGAATGCCCTAATTATGTATACTTGAGGGCAGATGAGCAAGAAGACGAGTCTGTCTCCCCAACGGGACTCAGGACATTGACCCTCGCCACGAAGGCACCAGCGATCCGGCTCATGGGAACGACCACGAATGTCGGACTGGCCAAAGAACACCTGACCCGTGTTGCACGTGACCGAATCCCTCTGCAATGCCGTACCGCTGAGTTTGTTAAGGGATCGATTGAACTGGGGGATGCGATTGACACCGGCTCGGTTTCCGAATTGGTCAAAGCACTCGCCCGTGAGCGTCGCTTGGAGGCGTGGGATCGGCTCATGCGCATGGTTGCGATAGCAACAGGGAATCATGATATGGTGATGCCCAACGGCGTCACAGATAGCGGTGAGTTTTATACTGGATTCAATGCAGTCGGGACGCTCATGGGGGCCGATGGACCGGGTGAGAGTTGGCGCAGCGAGATCGTCAGGGAAGAGGTGGGATCTGAAGAGAACATGGGTAATAAATTAAAATTCCTTAAAATGATTCAAAAACATCTTGGTCTCCCGTGGCAACCGGTCCTTCTCCAAGATGCCGACGACACCGTCTATCACGTTGCTGGTGAGCCTCAAACTTATCAATGGTCGGATGAGAAGGCCACTGTAGAGAATTTCTGGAAAAGCTACGATAATGGTGAATTTTGGCAGGCGACAATAAAATTCAAACCAGACAAAAAGCTTCATCCGGATCAGCAATATTTCGGTATCTCCGCCGTCAAACTGGATGAGAATACCTATTCGATCCTCATGGACACCACAGACCTCCTGGAGGACTCGAGGAAAAAAGGTCTACTTCATGGGCATCTCTCTTATGTCCAGGTCCGAATGATTCAGGGACTCATGAGACATCTGAAAACTCTGAATCCTAAGGCAAAGTTCGTGCTCAATTCCCATTTCCCGCTTGATGATCTTGATGGTACCATCTACCAGGTTTTTAGTTCAAACAATCACCTTGAAGAAATCTTGAATGACGAATCGGTCGTCGCGGTCATCGTCGCCCACACCCACGAGTGGGATATGAAGGATCTGAATTCCGGCAAACTCCGAGACAAATTGAAGATCAACCGACGCACCCCCCTGCTGCAATACAATGTCACCTCGATAATAGATTGGCCGGTCGGTGCAGCCCAGATGACGGTCCAGTCAGATCCAGAATACCTGACCCTAACCCTGCATCGAATTGATTTTACGGATACGCTTCCGTCGATGGATGCCGATGCCCAGAAAAAATTCGATGACATCGATCCCGAGCTCCTCTCGTTCGCTACCGCCTGGCACGACATGACTGATGCAAGGTTTAAAGTCCTCGGCCATCCAAGGGCAAAACTGGGTGAACAACTTTTTGTTGCAGGTGACATCCATGTAGGCTTGGTCCCGGAACCGGGCAAATTTTACTATTCCCTCATGACCCACGATGCGATCCCGGTCGATGTCGTCCGGGGGATGCTCACAATGCGGCATGAACAGGATATCTTCGCCCTTGAGCTAAATACCGTTACGGTCCAGGATCCCTCTGGAAATTCTACACCCTTACGTCCCGCGGCAACGGTTGTTGATGAAGAATCCAAAAAATACCTCCAGCATCTTCGCGCCTATTATACCAATTCCCTGATCGCCCATCGGAGCAGGGATAAAAAGAAGGCGAGTGAAGCGCGATCCGCGATCCGGGCTCACCAGAAGGCTATCGACGAATCAACCAGGACCCTGCTCCACGCCTATCAAGAAGTAATGCAGCAATTAGAAATTGAGATGCTCCCCCTCGACGATAAAAAGAAGGCCAAGAAGACTTCGGATGCAGAAAATTCAAGGTTGAACTACCTGAAGAACCTCCATGATATCGCAAGGATCTCTGTGGAGCGGGCTGTTGCAGCAAAGAACTGGTTCCTGCTCTTTAATATTAAATTGGCCCAGGGACAAAAAGAAGACGATCTCGCCACGATGAATAATTTCAGGTCTCTCGACTACTGGCGCGACATGGATAGATTCATCCAGAACCTCCCTTACAACCGATGGGGAACCAATGAGGTTAGTCCGGCAACCGCCTATCGACTCCATATCCATGAGCGATCGGCTGAGCGGAGGGCGAATTACCTTGGGGACAAACCAAAGCGGAATGTCCCGCCGGTCGTCACGATTAAAGTCAATCTGACAACCAATGAAATCGTAACACTCACCGATCGCCTCCCTGACTACACCCCGGCAGAACAGCAAGAGATCGTCGCCGGCTGGCGTGGGAAGAGAGATTCAAAGGGTCGAGAGACCGATCTGACGGAGGGAGAGCTGGATGAGGCCCGCCAAGCGGTCGATGAGCAAAACCCTGATTTTAGACATCACCCCGCGTTTCAGGCCGGTGGCCGATTTGGAAATGGGGCAAGTGCGGCACGTTTTGGGGCGGGATGGCAGCTCCATTGGTCACTCCGGAATGGTGAAGGCAATAAGAGCTGGCCACGTGTCACTGTGGTCCCCGCTGTCGAATATGTCTCGAATGGTGATGAATTTTTACGTGTCGACAATCGGGTTCGCGAGGTCGGTGGATCTGTAGCCGGCTACTACGAGGCACTTGGCTGGCTGGGAGTCGGCGTCTCAGTCAATGGTGCAGCCCACTGGAACAGTGAGGATCGTACACTCCGTGAGCCAGGGGGGCGAGTCGGTGGTGATGTTCGAGCCCATATTGCCGATGGGGCATTGATCGGTTACTTCGGTCATGATTGGTACCTCGGTGAAAGGGACGGCTGGGTTGGTGGCTTCATGCTCGATCCGTACGCACTCTTCGACACATTCAATGTCAGAATCCCGTGGCTCGGGATCGACTTCGGAAGAAAACCAAAACCACCGCAGTTGGACATTAATCCTACTGAATAAAGCCCATAATCCCTTTTCGGATGATCATGACCGCAATAGAGGCGAGGATCAGGTTCGAGATCTTTGCGATCGTCTGAGTCCCTGACTTTCCCAAGGCGCGTGTGATCGCACCGGAAAAACTGAACATAAAGACGGCGATCAAGACATTCAGGATCGTCGCGATCATCGTCGGAAAATGACCATGCTGTTCCGCAAGCAGGAGGACCGTCGTCAAGACAGCCGGCCCCACAATCAGCGGAACCCCGATCGGCACCGCCCCGAAGCTTTCCGGATCGACCGATCGCTCACGGATCGTCCGGCCTGTGGTCAAATCAGTCATCGCGATAATAAAGAGGAGCACCCCCCCTGCCACCATGAAATCAGCAACGGTAATCCCTAAGAGGCGAAAGGTTGCCTGCCCCACAAAGATAAAGATCGAGGCAACGATCGAGGCGGTCAGAAACGACTGAAACAGGATCCTTCGAATCCAGGGCTTCCGGACAGACGAGGTCAGGCTCACATAGAGCGGCAACATACCGATCGCATTGACCGCCACGAAGAGCGGGACAAAACAGAGCCAAAAATTTTTCATATTTCTTCCCTTGTCATTTTTTTGGGAGTGGGTCAATAAGGCCTTCTGAATGTCGATTCAGCGACTCATTAGTTTTTCGGGAATTTTCACAATCCTTTTGGTCGCCTGGCTCTTCTCAAGTCACCGAAAGAAGGTCTCACTCAAAACGATTTTTGCAGGAATTTTGATCCAGCTCCTGATGGGTATTTTTGTTTTTATCACACCGATCGGTGTCAAGGTTTTCTCCTTCTTGAATGATGCCGTGGTCCATATCCTGAACGCCTCTTATGAGGGGGCTCGGTTTCTCTTCGGCCCCCTTGCGATTCCACCCGGAGAAAATGGATCGTTCGGCTTTATCCTGATCTTTCAGGCGCTCCCAACGATCATCTTTTTCTCCGCCCTCATGGGAGCGCTTTATTATCTCCGGGTCATGCCGTTCATCATCAGACAGTTCTCCCGTCTTTTCACCAAACTGATGGGAACAAGCGGTGCGGAATCACTCTGTGCAGCAAGCAATATTTTCGTCGGCATCGAGGCCTCGACAGCGATCCTCCCCTATCTCAAGAAAATGACCCGTTCCGAACTGATGGCGGTCTTGACGACCGGTATCGGCACGATCGCCTCGAGCATGCTTGGTTTTTACACGATTATTCTTCACGAACAGTTTCCCCAAATCGCGGGGCATCTCGTCTCGGCCTCACTGATTTCAGCCCCAGCCTCTCTCCTGATGGCCAAGGTTTTGCTTCCAGAGACGGAAACCCCTGAAACCCTCGGAACTCATCTGACTGATAAAAGTCAAAGCGCCTCAAACCTGATGCAAGCAATTATTGAAGGAGCGATGGCAGGTGGAAAATTGATTTTCGGGATCGCTGTGCTTCTCGTCGCCTTTTTAGGATTGGTCGCACTGATCAACATCGGCCTCTCGGGAACTATTTCCATGAAACTTCAGGACCTGCTGGCTTATCCGTTTTACCCCTTCGCCTTGATGATCGGTGTAACGCCGGCTGATGCGATGGAGGTCGCCCGTCTTCTCGGTTCCCGCGTGATCCTGACCGAAGTCCCCGCCTATCAGGAGCTGGCCCGGTTGATCGCGGAGGGGGTGGTACAGCCTCGTAGTGGCCTGCTTGCGACCTACGCCCTCTGCGGATTTGCGCATGTCTCGAGTGTCGCAATTTTTGTTGGCGGTACCGCTGCGCTGATCCCCGAGCGAACCAAGGAACTCGCTTCCTTGGCCTTCCGCTCCCTCTTCGCCGCAACTCTCGGCTGCCTCATGACCGCCGCCGTCGCTGGGACGTTTTTATAAAAGGGAATTAGAAAAATAATTTGCGAAATTATTCATATGAAATAGAGCTATAGACATCATGTCATTACCGGTACTTGCAGCGATTTTTTTAATCACGATCGGGCTTGGCTATCGATTTTACGGGAGACTCGTCGCGCGTCAGTACGCCTTAAACAACAACCAACGAACGCCGGCCCATGAACTGAAAGACGGGGTCGACTTCGTCCCGACCAAGCCGTTTTATCTCTTCGGCCAGCATTTCAGCGCGATCTCGGCCGCCGGTCCGATCGCGGGACCGATCCTCGCCTGCCAACAGTTCGGCTGGCTTCCTTGCCTGCTCTGGATCGGGCTTGGTGTGGTGCTGATCGGCGCGGTTCACGATTTCTCAGCCCTGATTGCCAGTGTGCGACACCGCGGCAACTCGATCGCGGAGATTATCAAATTGAATATTGGCCATAAGGCCTGGCTCGCGATTCTGGGATTCATCTGGTTCGCCCTGCTCTATGTGATCGTTGCCTTCACCGACATCACCGCAGCGACCTTTGTCGGTCGGATCGAGGAGCTCGACGGAATGCAGGTCGGCTTTGAAAGAGGAGGCGCCGTCGCTGCTGCCAGCACGATGTATTTGACACTCGCGATCCTGATGGGAATTATCCAAAAAAAATGGAACCCACCACTCTGGCTCATGACGCTCGTCTTTGTCCCGGCAACACTCGCGGTGGTCTGGTACGGAACAGAGCTCGCCCCCTATTTCTTGCTCAGTAAAAAGGCCTGGGGAGGGATTATCCTTCTCTACTGCCTCATCGCCTCGCTCTTGCCGGTCTGGTTCCTCTTGCAACCACGAGGTTACCTGGGCGGTTTTGTCCTCTATCTAACCCTGGCCGTCGGTCTGATCGGAATCTTTCTCGGCGGTTATCCAATCCAGCAGATCCCTTTCAAGGGTTGGCAGGCGGCCGGTCCGACAGGTTCCCTCTTCCCGTTTCTTTTTGTCACGATCGCCTGCGGCGCCTGTTCCGGATTTCACGGACTTGTCTGCTCCGGCACCACCTCCAAACAGATCGATAAAGAGACCGATTGCCGACCGGTCGGCTATGGGGCGATGCTGCTCGAGGCTTTTGTCGCACTGATCGCGCTCGCCACAATCATTATTCTCTCAGACAACGAAATCAAAGGGGCACCCGGGGCGATCTTCGGTCAAGGGATCGGCCGGTTTCTGACACTTGTTATCGGAAAAGAAAACCTGGTCTTTGCGATCACGTTCGGGGCGATGGCTTTTTCAACCTTTGTCTTTGATACGTTGGATGTCACAACCCGATTGGGAAGGTATATTCTTCAGGAACTGACTGGGAAAAAAGGGCCTGTCTCAGCGACACTGGCAACTCTCGCGACCGTCGGAGTCCCTGCCCTCTTGATCGGAATCGCACCGGAGGGGGGATGGCTGCACTTCTGGATCCTGTTTGGAACCGCCAACCAACTCCTCGCCGCTCTGACACTGCTCGGTATTACGGTCTGGCTCTATCGGAGTGGCAAGCGTTACTGGTTCACTCTCTTGCCGATGCTCTTTGTCGGGACGATCACGCTCTGGTCTTTTATCAGTCAACTAACAAACAGCTACCAACTCGGCCTCACCGAAGGTTTTCATCTCGATATCCGTCTGATCAATGGGATCGTCACACTAACCCTCGTCACACTGGCGATTTTTATTCTTCTGAATGCCGTAAGATCGCTCCGCATCAAGCGCTCGACCTCGTCGTAAAATAAAAAGTTGACCCCCTGCCGGGCTCACTCGTGAGCCAGAGCCGCCCCCCCATCATTTCAACAATCCGTCTCGCGATCGCAAGCCCAAGCCCTGTCCCCCCAAATTTCCGGGTCATGGAAGAATCAACCTGGATAAAAGGCTCGAAGATCTTTTCATGATGATCTGAGGGGATTCCAATGCCGGTGTCTTCGATCTCAAAGACCGTCTCGAGCCCCTTATCATTCGGATAGACGCGAAGCGAAATCTGTCCCTTCTCGGTAAATTTCGCGGCATTGATCAGCAGATTCAAGAGAACCTGCCGAATCCGCGCCCGATCCCCCCGAATCGGGCTTCCTTTAAGGACAGGGACCACCTCGGTTTGGAAGGAAACCGATTTCCCTTGAAGCCTCATCTCGACCAGAGGGGCGATCTCGGAAACCAGATCATCGATAGAAAAGCTTTCCTCCAGAACAGTCATCTTGGCCGCTTCAAGCTTGGAGTAGTCGAGAATGTCATTGATATTATCCAGGAGGATCTGGGCGCTTGTCCGAACTGTCTCCAGACTCTGGCGCCTCTCGGGAAAGCTTTCTTCCTCAAGCAAAAGATCGGTGAATCCCAAAATCGCATGAAGTGGCGTCCGGATCTCATGGGACATATTCGCCAAAAATTCGCTTTTGAGCCGGGAGGATTCGAGGGCTTCAAGGCGAGAGGTCTCCAATTTATCGACCGCTTCACGCAGGGAATCGGCCATTTGATTCAATGATTCCTGAAGAAGCCCCATCTCATCCTTGGCATGGACCTGAATCCGATGGTGATAGTTTCCCAAGGTCAACGCCTCTGAAAAGGAAACCGCTTCTCCGATCGGCTTTAAAACCAGACGCTGGACGAGTCGATAAAGCCCCAATCCCAAAACAAGCCCCGCCGCAGAGATAAGGATAACGAGCCTCAAGAGTTCCCGAAATCGCAGGGAATGCAAGGCATCTTCCAAGGAGAAATAGATATTGATTTTTCCGACCAATTTCCCTTCAAGATAGAGATTTCGATCTACCTTCAGGTCATACGACAGTTGGGAATCTGTCCTCTCATAGACGTAGATTCTTTCTCCCTTCTCATCGAAGATTTCGACAACTTGCAGTGTCCTCGCAGCGACCTCTTCAATAATCTTACGCATCTTCTTCGCATTGAGATTCAAGAGGGCACCTGGAAGGGCTGATTCAAGGTAGGTTGAGGTGGCCTGAACCTCCCGATCAAGAATCTTCTGTTGATCCTGAATTCGCTGATAAATGATGATCGATCCAAGCCCCCCCAAGATCAAAACCAGAAGGGAGATGATTCCGTAAAAAATCTTATCGGCGATCCGTTGTCTCATTCAAAGGTCCCCACGAATTTCACAACCTCCCGAACCTGATCATAGTCACTCTCCGGCAAAACCATCCACCCCTTGTCCGGCGTTCCTTTCAGAAGTTCTTTTTTCAGAGGTGATTCATTGAGAACCATCTGTACTTCCCGAATCTTCTGGATCAATTCAGAGGAAACCCCTTTCGCGGCCACCCAGGCAATTCCAGGCATCTTCCCTGTCACCTCAACTATTTCAAAAATATCTCCATGTTTTTCGCGTGCCTGTTCGAGGTTGTATTCCCATGTCGCCCCCAGATCGATCTCACCCGATGCGATCGCATCCGTCACAAGGGTGTGGTTCTCAAAAAAAATGACCTCTCGAAAAATCTCATGAGGATCCACCCCTCTCTTCTTCATCATCGCCATCGGATAAGCCCACCCTGAAGAAGATTTCCGGGTCACAAACCCAAGACGAAACTCCTTCACCCTTTTCAAAAAATCATCGAGATGCCAACCGGCA
The window above is part of the Deltaproteobacteria bacterium genome. Proteins encoded here:
- a CDS encoding PhnD/SsuA/transferrin family substrate-binding protein produces the protein MNRVIFVLLSLVLVVATISLVTFFGTPSGFQTTFHLKQDKNTVLFAVSPWGDSKKMKEVYDPLLNFIGQKVGKKFQLLVMEDYDSAIEAIVEGDIDIFVLPPVSYVVAREREPNLQYISTQVREREGGSFATYKGYLVALKSRHAGWHLDDFLKRVKEFRLGFVTRKSSSGWAYPMAMMKKRGVDPHEIFREVIFFENHTLVTDAIASGEIDLGATWEYNLEQAREKHGDIFEIVEVTGKMPGIAWVAAKGVSSELIQKIREVQMVLNESPLKKELLKGTPDKGWMVLPESDYDQVREVVKFVGTFE
- a CDS encoding HAMP domain-containing protein, whose amino-acid sequence is MRQRIADKIFYGIISLLVLILGGLGSIIIYQRIQDQQKILDREVQATSTYLESALPGALLNLNAKKMRKIIEEVAARTLQVVEIFDEKGERIYVYERTDSQLSYDLKVDRNLYLEGKLVGKINIYFSLEDALHSLRFRELLRLVILISAAGLVLGLGLYRLVQRLVLKPIGEAVSFSEALTLGNYHHRIQVHAKDEMGLLQESLNQMADSLREAVDKLETSRLEALESSRLKSEFLANMSHEIRTPLHAILGFTDLLLEEESFPERRQSLETVRTSAQILLDNINDILDYSKLEAAKMTVLEESFSIDDLVSEIAPLVEMRLQGKSVSFQTEVVPVLKGSPIRGDRARIRQVLLNLLINAAKFTEKGQISLRVYPNDKGLETVFEIEDTGIGIPSDHHEKIFEPFIQVDSSMTRKFGGTGLGLAIARRIVEMMGGRLWLTSEPGRGSTFYFTTRSSA